The Solanum pennellii chromosome 4, SPENNV200 genomic interval aattaattaaaaattaaaaatttgaaactcgaattaaaaaataaaaaagcaatCAAAAGCAATGGATGTAAGAGAAGTGTTGTTAGATCCAAAAAATTAtgccttttttttaattgtaaagAACTTGTAGAGTACCATGTAACTTTGGGATTAACTAAAATCTATAATTAGTGATGAATATTGGCAAATTCttagtttaatatttttggGGAATGTTCATTCTAAcaataattcattatttaattgCAACAGTCGAAATCAATAATTTGCCTGTTTTATTAAGTTACAACGTTTTGGTGGTCCAAAGATTATTATTCTCCTAagtagtaaaattaaaatattgctGACGTGTAACTAAGTTATGTTTAGGTTTGTTTATTCTCCTTAAACATTCTCTATCATAATGAACAAATATATTCTATTAACAACCcctctttaattattataaatcgTGGTAAGATGATTAAAATTACTTCACTCTTAAGTAAAGATTTTGAATTCGAGGctctgaaaatgaaaaaatcatatTGAGAGTGTTGCTTCTAGAAATACTCTACAATGCAATCTCAATTTATTCAAATCCCGATATGAAAtatctgaagaaaaaaaagagaggatatATCTCATCTCGTCTCTGTTCACATATTATATTAGactaagaaaaagaattgagttaacatttattataattttaacgAATCTAATTACCTGAtagatattattaataaaagtttttatatatcgtgtaaatttatttaaaatgcaaaataactataaaaatgataaattaagaaCATGGATTATCAATCATAATTAGCTTCCTCTTAACTTGATtcttttaatcattatttttatgttatattttatcaCGACAAACCTCTTTTTCCATTTATGACAATTTCTCTTTAACGCCCTTTTTCTTTTGCCACCCTCTATATCAAGTATTTGTAGGATATTTTTCAACCACATATTTGATTCTTTGCTTCTAAAggttatttgtatattataacaattatatatttgatgtaattacaaataaaataaaaaaaggtgaTATGAATATGTAAATTATAGATAATGCCTTCATTTTTATGGCAAAACATCACAAACCCATGTGCATGTGATTtgataaacataattaattgatattttaactaaaaattctttttgaagagaatatttctaacagatatttgactcaaataaaatatttatttatttatttaaaaaagtataGTAACGAAGAAATTATATAGAAACTAATGAGAGAAAAACAATGACAACATAGACAATTTTCCATCTAAACAATATAAGATATGATAATTTGTTGAATGGGATTACGATGTACATTGTATGGCTTAAAATTCATGGAGAaaaacacatacatatatatatatcaaacgTTGTATAacttaaacaaaaattaatatataaataaattatatcttaACTAGCTATTAAACGACCCTTgtaattatatcaataaaaaaagtaCTCAATTCGTTCCAAAGTATCACCTTAGAAatgtaaaatatgtttttccaattataccctTATATTCCATCATTCTGATACATGTATACACTTATTCCAAAATATCTTtatactctatttttttttcaattagaCCCTTAATAAACATGATTTTTGAAcacttattttgatatttgaagtAATAATGAAGAATCTATTATAACTACgacaataatttttgaaaagtccGAGCGCCGataaaattatgaaagtgaACAGCTTAAGAAAACGTGTCAAAGTATTCACAGCTAGCATTGAGCCAGTATGCAAAGTTTCTTTATAAAAAGGAGTAAAAACCGTGTGAAAGTTCAATGGCAATTCCGTAGTTAAATACAACTACAGACCCTATTTATTTCCTAAAATCTCTTTATATATGTactactatattttttttttcgattACGATAAACGATACGATACACATATAAGCCCCTCAATTCTTACAAAATTTCTCAATTCACCCACAAACTCTCTCCTGCCTAGTATATCTTGCTTTTTCTTATCTCCaaaaatccattttttttttgtttttcttcattttctgtatAATGGATGATCGCAAGGAggtaagaaaacaaaaatttttttaaatctttactcacttttcttgttatttttgtttgtttgcgGATTTtactttcttgattttgttGAGAATTCAAAGTTGGGAAACAGTTTCTTCTAAGTTCAAAATGTGATCTTTGTTTCGATATGTTGGATTTTACATGAAATAAGGCTACCCCTTTTGCAAAGTTCaagtttttacattttttttggggtTGTGGTGGTCTGAACTGtcttgttttcatttttttggatACCCTTTTGGgagtattaaatatatgaatctgtggatttgagcttcttttgctTCTCTATTGAGTTATGTAAATGCATGAATCTGTGGATTTGAGcttcttcttttgttgttgttgtcaaagTGTTTGTCTTTTTGAATCTTGAATGTATTAGTCTGCTTTGAATATCTATCTCTTGGTGATTCAACTGTTTGAATAGTTTACTGTTCTGGTCAAGAATTTATCATTTTGGTCAACATTAATCGTCTTAActaaaatatagtataattGGGTAAAGATGTTCAGAACTTAGTCAAAATTCTCAATTATTCTCCTGTCATACTATTCTTTGGCTGGTATGATTGGTGgaattattttttgaacttcAAGATTAGTTCATCTTTATGAAATTTCAGCTGTCACTGTTGAACACTAGTTGTTTGAAAATGTTAGGTCAGTAGAAGACAAAATAATTGTGTACCTAGCAGTTGATATCTTCCAGTTTGGTCCAGTATATGGATTTTTATTTGTGTAAAGTGTTTATTTCTAAGTTAGGTAGTCTATTTTGTGGATCTATAAGTGTGTACCTGGATGAAGGAATGTGAGTGACTTATTCAAAGTTCTGTTGTCACttcttttggaaataaattgGAATTACTTTTAGTTGAATATGAAGTTACTTGCTCTTAAATAAGCAAAATAGTATATGGAAGATCTCAGTGAATACTCAAGATTGTGTTAAAGTTAGTACTTGGTTGACGTTTGGACATGTGATATGAAATCAAATCAGTTTTGCAAAGAAAGACTCATGCTACTATTGTTAACTAATGGatctttatgaaattatgtgtatttgaaagtttgtaaccgcaaaaatttaattataaaagaaagatGGAGATATGTACTTTATCAATGCAGTGCCATAAGATTTCCCGATATCTTATTATGAACTAGCAACTAGCATGGTTTAATGATTTGGTAAGATTGTATTGTGTGTGGTTGCAAGTAACTATATTTTTGAACTTATCAAGTAAAgagaaaattagaaatttttttatacatattgtTATAATTGAATTGACTGTGAATCTTGTTTTTCACTAACAGAAGACTGCACCATGGCTATCAGTGCCTCAATTTGGAGACTGGGATCAAAAGGGTGTGATGCCAGACTACTCTATGGATTTCTCAAAGATAAGAGAGAAGAGGAAACAGAACAAATCAAGAGCCAGTCTTGGAAATGAGGAAGAACTTATTTCCACAGCTAATAGCAAGTCAAATACAGTTCTCTCAGCCCACAGTGATGATCTCCAATTCCATCAAACTCACCCATCAACAGTAAGTTCTTTTGGCGTATGTTGTTCGGACACTCTCCGATAATGTTGCCGCAGCCATGTCTCCTTCAAAAATGTACTGCTTTTGAAGGATCCGACATGCACCCGGCGACATTCTTGAAGAGTCATAGCAATATAGCTTTTGGCTTTTAAAATGCTagttttctttataatatttgtaCTTCCATATTTTAGTCTAAATGCTGATAGAGTAACAGGTAAGTGTCTGAAAATTTCTGGGAAAATATAGTATTGAATACATGGATCAGACAAGTAGTTGGCAGTTATTAAATAAAGGGTGTGACAAATAATATTTGGTTGGATACATGTGGTGGGGTCATTATGTTGCTGATCAGTAGGTGGAATTATGGACAACCTTATATTCTCTTATTAACAAGtaatttactaaaataataCCAGCTCATGTGTATCTTCAGACAAAAGGAATGACAATTATTGTACTACCaaatattaaattgtaattCTTATGGAACTATAATACAggaatacaacaacaacatttctGGTGTCGTCCCATAAGTGGGATCTCGTGAGGGTAGAATGTACACAAACCTTACCCTACCTTTATGGGGTAGAGAGGTGGTTTCTGATAGACCCTCgctcaaaaggaaaaaaaagttgcctttttttccttttggcaAGGCCTGGTGTAAGAAAAGTTGAGGCTATATTCTCTTTAATATGGTGTATGCATTTTAGCCAATTTCCAATATGATTGTTGATGCATTAGAAGTTCTGATCTTGCAAACTCGAAACAAGTTGAACTCTTAGTTGATGCAGAAAGCAAAAGGCTCATTTTTTGAGCCGAGGGTCTCTTTATCGAAAACAGCCTCTCTGCCCTGC includes:
- the LOC107015580 gene encoding uncharacterized protein LOC107015580, which encodes MDDRKEKTAPWLSVPQFGDWDQKGVMPDYSMDFSKIREKRKQNKSRASLGNEEELISTANSKSNTVLSAHSDDLQFHQTHPSTTRRSIFSYFNCCVKA